In a single window of the Streptomyces sp. HUAS ZL42 genome:
- a CDS encoding ABC transporter permease, with the protein MTAPIETTGAAAEAQPEAVLTGVAKGQIEGRSLGQIAWSRFKKDRVAVAGGVVVILLILIAILSRPIQAVFGLDPNAFHQDLIDPNTSLPKGGFGGMSWDHPLGVEPKFGRDIATRILEGSWVSLVVAFGATILSNTIGAVLGVVAGYYGGRVDTIISRLMDTFLAFPLLLFAIAISATLQGGAFGLEGLPLHISVLIFVIGFFNWPYLGRIVRGQTLALREREFVDASRGMGAKGPYILFRELLPNLVGPIIVYSTLLIPTNILFEASLSFLGVGIQPPQASWGGMLNQAVDYYQVDPQYMIVPGLAIFVTVLAFNLLGDGLRDALDPRSR; encoded by the coding sequence CCGTTCCCTGGGGCAGATCGCCTGGTCCCGTTTCAAGAAGGACAGGGTGGCCGTCGCGGGTGGGGTCGTCGTGATCCTGCTGATACTGATCGCGATCCTCTCGCGCCCCATCCAGGCGGTCTTCGGCCTCGACCCCAACGCCTTCCACCAGGACCTCATCGACCCCAACACCTCCCTGCCCAAGGGCGGTTTCGGCGGCATGAGCTGGGACCACCCGCTCGGTGTCGAGCCGAAGTTCGGGCGCGACATCGCCACCCGCATCCTGGAGGGTTCCTGGGTCTCGCTGGTCGTCGCGTTCGGCGCGACGATCCTGTCCAACACGATCGGCGCGGTCCTCGGTGTGGTGGCCGGTTACTACGGCGGGCGGGTCGACACGATCATCAGCCGGCTGATGGACACCTTCCTCGCCTTCCCCCTCCTGCTGTTCGCCATCGCCATCTCCGCCACGCTCCAGGGCGGTGCCTTCGGCCTGGAAGGCCTGCCGCTCCACATCAGCGTGCTGATCTTCGTCATCGGCTTCTTCAACTGGCCCTACCTGGGACGTATCGTCCGGGGGCAGACCCTCGCCCTGCGGGAGCGCGAGTTCGTCGACGCCTCACGGGGCATGGGTGCCAAGGGGCCGTACATCCTCTTCCGGGAGCTGCTCCCGAACCTGGTCGGCCCGATCATCGTCTACTCGACGCTGCTCATCCCGACCAACATCCTCTTCGAGGCGAGCCTCAGCTTCCTCGGCGTCGGCATCCAGCCCCCGCAGGCTTCGTGGGGCGGCATGCTCAATCAGGCGGTCGACTACTACCAGGTCGATCCCCAGTACATGATCGTGCCCGGTCTTGCCATCTTCGTGACCGTTCTGGCATTCAATCTGCTCGGCGACGGTCTCCGTGATGCTCTCGACCCGCGCAGCCGCTGA